In Tiliqua scincoides isolate rTilSci1 chromosome 16, rTilSci1.hap2, whole genome shotgun sequence, the DNA window AGGGTTGGTGCAGAGATAGTGGACAGAAGTtagtgtaaccccccccccccacacacacacacacacgcacttcCACATCACATATCACTCAGGGGTCATATAATGAAAATTGATTGGCAGAAAATTCAGGTGGACAGAAGGACGAACTTCTTCATACAGTGGAGAAATAACTTGTGGAActgcctgccacaagatgtgttgATGTCTGCTAGCTCTGATGCCTGTGAAAGGGGATTTGACACATCCACGGAGGAGAATAAGGGCTACCCAGTGTGTccaacctccatgttcagaggcagaccACCTCTGAATACCATGTGCTGAGGACAAACTGCCAGGAAGGGCCCATCATCGCTTTCGTTTCCAGAGCTTTCTAGGGATGTCTGAGTGGCAGCTGTTGCTGGAACTGGAACTTTGACGTGATGGACTctgacctgatcctgcagggctctgctGATGTTGTTTAGTTCCGCATTTCTTCCCTGTGGGTGGGTAGACAGACCTTGGCGcataggatgggggggggagataagcCAGGAATGCCCAGGGGCCAGCCTCTTGCCTGTTGGccttgctgccctccctccctccctccctcccagcaggcaTCCGGTTCTCTGCCTGCAGACAGAAGTCAGTCACCCCCCTGCATCCCCTGCCAGCCACACCTGAAAAATGCTTACCTGACAGGTAAGGATAGGTGGGGAGATGACGTCATTGGATGACGTCAATTGCCTGGTCAGACCTCTCTCCGGGCCTCCCCCTTAATGGTCTTTGGGTCCCCtcccatttaaaaaatgcatttaggAGGCAAAGAaagagccagtgggggggggggggcgcgaggAAAGCACCTTTGGGTGGAGAAAGGGGAAGGCAAAGGTGACCTCATCCGAAGTCTATGCTGGAGGGAGGCGGCCGGCCAGGTGGCACGAAGgcgcgggaggaggaggaggagaggctctCCCTCCGGAGCTGGGACTGCGCGTGGGAAGGCGCCCCATCCGCGGTGAGTCGCCCTGTGTCAGCCCTGGCAAGACCCTGGCAAGGGGCAGGACTTGGGGAGGGAGCCTGGGCGAGGGCTGGCAGCAGGTGGGGGCACCAGGGACTGAAGCCCCTCCAAGGCGCTCTGGACTGCGCCCCTGGCCATTGCCCCCCCCAGCCTCAGAACAACAATCCTGCGAGGTAGCTCAGCCCAGGAAGAGGCAACTGGCGCAAGGCGgtccaggaagcttcgtggcttgAGTTCTGGTCTCCCAACACTGTGCTGCCCTCCCAGAACACCTCGCCCCCACATGAGTTTGGGGGGTACAGCAAATGTTTGTGGCTGGAGCCGCCTCGGAGGCAAggctgagctgcagaacctgcCTGCGAGCCCTGGACCCCCCTCTGCCTAGAGAGTGCTGTAAAACTGGGAAGGAAGTTCAACAGGTGCTGCTTTCTCCCCCTGGTGCCAACCTGAGTCTTCCAAACTTGTTTCTTCTGTGTCATTTGGGAGCCCTGACACCTCCCGCAGAATCTGGTCCCAGCTGGTGTGACCCCCTTTGCTCTCATGTGATGGTTGTTGTGATGATCAGATTccgtttgtgaactttttgttgaaaaacgttatataaatactgatgacgATGACGACAATGATGAGATTCTGCCACCGACATGGCATTTTGCTATGGAACGTAAGCAAAAACCTTCCTGTGCCCAGCAGGAATCATtttctccttcttttcttttATGTTGACCTTTGGGGCACTTGCTCTTTGTCTAGGAGGAGCGCTTTCGGGCTGGAGTTCAACCGGTAGCGCTTCCTGGCTGACTCTGGGATTCATTTTTGTCACAGCTGTCCAAGCCGTCTTCTCAACTGACTCCACTCCTCTGTTTTTAACACATGCGCACATACAAAGGACTAACGGGCAAGGCTTTCCTTGGCATGGTGGGAAAACGTCACCTGAAGTGCTTCTGCCATGTCAGGCTGCTGAGAAAGGCAGACCTGGCAGGGGAGAGCCctgcctcccttctcctgccctccccccaaattccttcccagtcttggGTGCCTCTTGAATTCCTCGTCACCACTGTCGCCAGGGGAGGTGCTCAGCTCAGTGGCGGTGGAAAAACTCAAAATATTGGTTTTGGACGCTTGCCTGAGGGCACCTCCGCCAGACCTGCTGCAGGGTTTGCAGGAAGGAGAAGGTGAGCAGTAAACAAACGGGCTGCCGATTGCGCACAAACAGGATGATGGTCAGCCCTCATTGGCTCACCTCATCTGCAAGCTGCCTCCAGGGCTATCCAAGAGCCCCCCACACTGGAagctgccccaggtgccagcttACACAGGGACCACGCCATGCCAAGTGCAGTTTCCCCCTGCCTCTCCATGCCCTTGCACAGAAAGAGCGGGATGGAGTGGCAGAAGAacttgggagggaggagagggctgtgtgggtgggcaaccttttttgtgccacgacCCCCCAAACAAGCAAAGTATCAGACTGGAGACCCACCTCTCTCCTGGGATCcgatccacccactccccacccctgctcacaCTGTTtcccccctacctcttgtgtcttcactaTAATCCTCTGAGGTACTAGCCTGACTGgggccagccttagaagctgtggggcaagatagcaagaagaggctgtgtggGATCATAGCAATAACttagttttgataaggcagcgcCACGATTGAATTGGGTCCTCTTGCACAGGCTTCAAAAGGTTGCTGTGACTCCCTCCCCCCGAATGAGGTTTCGCGACCCCTTTGGGGTCACAgcccacaggttgaagagcactgtgCTGGGGAAGCAATGGTAGTAACTGTGAAACCACTTTCTTTTCTTAGGTGCAGGGTGATCCACTAGAGTTTAAGCAACTGGGTGAAGTGGAGAAGCGGCTGCCGGCTAGACAGCCCACCGTTCCGGGCCACAGCTGGCATCAGAGTGTGCTGAGGAGCTCTGGGCTGCAACTTCATTTCCCACTGACACAGGAAGTGCTCCTCCAGCCCATTTTTGCTGGCCAGTGGCGGCCTTGCCCTCCCTCGGCGGAGCCATGGATCAGGGGAACACCATTGAAAACCCTTACGCTAGCGTGACCATCCCTCGGGCCCAGCTCAGGGACGGCTTCCTGAAGTATTACCTGGGCGAAGACCTGACCCCAGACACGGTCATCTTCAACCCCAGCACCCTGCCCACGTACACGGCCTCCCAGGAGAAGGCGAGGGAGGCCAGCCAGCAGGAGGACTATGGCGGGTGGGCCGAGCAGAAAATCCAAACGCAGGAGTCCTGGGCCGTGCCTTACAACCCCTATGCCAGCCTCAAGGTGCCCGGCGGAGGCTCCCCAGAGCCATTTCACTGGAACAGCCATGGGCCCCCTGCCCCCAGTGACAGTCACTGCTGTTGCCCCTGTTGCAGAAAGTGCTGCCCCTGCTGCGCAAAATGCTGTTGTGTCATCTCCTAGCTCCTCTACATCAGTACAGGGGGCAATTTGCCACCCCTCTCTTGCTGGAATGTCCGCCCAGTGACTCCAACTGGTTTGGTTGTTGGCACATCACTAACAGTTAATTGGCATTCAGTTCCTTCCAGACGACCCCACCCTcgctgttcctcccacccccatcttTAAGAGGCAGCGGAGATGATCTAGGAGTCAAATTTATAACATTGGTCCTTCTGGGCCAAGAGAGTTGGCTAGAGTGCCCTTCTTTCTGGtcactgccctcctccacaccctGCTGCCCCACACGGAGGAATATGAGCTGTCAAGGGGTTATGAAACAACCATAGAAAATCAATGCACATTCACAACTGAAATAAAGAAGTTTGACTTTGAACAGACTTGTCCTCAGTCACACACGCAGACCCGTGTGTGACGTCCTGTGTACAGGCTGAGCTTTGGAATAGCTACCTGGACCCACAGCTAGCTTGTGATCACCTGGACCCCTCCTGGACTTGCCCAGTTTTTCCGCATTCTCAAGAGGTTTCTGCCTTTCCTTATCTTAACTAAATGCCAGTGCAAGGTTTGTTTTCTGGGACCGTGGCCTGCGAGTCGAAAGTTCCAAGGACGCTTGCTTTGAAGGTCACTTGCTCCTTGCATGCCAAACAGCATATGTGGCAGAAAGACTCCCCTGCCAGCGTTAGTCTACCTCCATCCCCCGTCACTATATGAAGGTGCCTTATTGCTTCCTCTATGCCCAGTATTGTCTTTTGACTGGCCTTGCCCTCCAACTGCTACCCGACACTACCTGGCACAACTGGAGGTGCCAAGTTCTGCACCCAGGACCATCTGATGCCTTACCTCTGACTTGTGGCAGTTTCTAGATTACTTGAAAACAGGGCTTTGCAGTGCCCAGGCTCACCTGCAAAAAAATACAATAAGCAACTGGTACCTGAGGGTGAAGGGGTGGGGATATTGAATTGGTGCCACCTGCAAGGCTTCTCTAGACTGGCACTGCCAGGGTAGAAAATGGATTCTGTTGTCAAGGGGAAGAACCAGAAAATAATGTTCATGACTGGTTTAATTGTGTACCCTGAATAAAACCGAAAGGCAAAAGAAAAAGTGTAGTAATTGCACTGCTGTTTAACTCTTGTGAATCTTGACTGCagtcttgaattttttttttttatgtttataGTTGTTTTAAATAGCCAGATTTCTATGCCAGTGGTTAGACATTTGTCACCTTTTCCTGGGTGGGTGGACCGCAGTGGTTCCTGGAGAGGGCAGGATTTTCTCCTGCAACATCACGGCTCTGCTGTTCACTGAGTAGGAAGGCAAAGCGAATACTGTAGatgttaaatatttatatttcctGGACAAATTTATGTTGCTGTGGGTATGCCAGCTTTGGAGGTTGACAGAGGTCAGCGTTCATGATGATGAAGAGGCCTGGGCTCCCCTGATGTCAGCTGTGTGGTGCATCCAGGGCACTAGATTTGTCCAGCTGGCTGCCCAAGGCTGATGTTCTGGGTGGGGCAAATTTGCATGTGCAACCAGAAACATGCTTGCTATCAACCAACACTCATAGCTGCTGTTCTGTTCCTGGAAAGCAGGGAACTGCCTGAGGAGATGGGGTTCGCGTCCCTGTGATCTCTCTTCTGTGGGTGGTCTTTTCAGCTAGGTCAGCGATTTTCAgtcttcttcatctcatggcacactgacaaggccactaaaattgtcaaggcacaccatcaggttttttttacaattgacaaggcacaccatgctgccagtggagggttcacatccccatgagccctactaataaatgaccttccccctaattccactggcatacctgtggaccacttgcggcacaccagtgtgccacggcacagtggttgaaaatggctgaactaggtCAACCCAGGGTTGTTGTAAGCACCTCGCCTGCTGGAAGGGTTGAGGGCAAAAGTGCTTAGTTTCTCACAAGGAAGAGTAGTGCCAACCTTCACTTCCTGGTAGACCATGTGCATTCATTTTCAGGATTGCATTTCACCAGCCCCCAGTCAGATCCTTTTCTAATAATGGTGCAACCAGTCCGCGTACAGCTCCTGCATCTGCAGCACTAAAGGGCTCCAGTGCAAAAGCACTGGCTACATATTTAATTTCTGAACCCCCTCCCATCACCGCTCTTGGAACAGATCTGGTTGACCACGAGCTTAGCGGGATTCTGCATGCGTTTTATTTCTGCCCCACAGTAATGGGAGGGGGAATGTGGTTAGACCAGTCCTGGCCCTAAGACTGCATGTTCCTTGGGAGCCCTTCCAGGAAATCTCTGTACTGTCCTGGACATGAGTGGGTGGCTTTCTCCTTCTGCACAAGCTTTGGGTGCCTCTGCGAATAGGGTCACCTCTTAATTTGCGTCGGTGGTGGTGGTAGTGCCAGTCACGGGCTCCTGGTTCTACTGCTTTATTTTCTGTTGATCTACTTACTAAGTCAACACATGGGCCActtcttctcccttcctcctcgATGGTGAGCTACTAGAAAAAGAAACAGTGAAATCGGCACCGCCGGAGGGCAAATTTTATACCTCTCCATGCCTGGTGATGACCGAGGATTATAAATTAGGTAGAGTGGCCGGAAGTGTGGCAAAATAGAGGGCAACCAAAGGCCAAGGCTGCTTGAAAGCTTCGGCTGGTAGGACTGTCCAGCATGCCAGCCAGAGCCTAAGGACTTCTAGCAAACAGCTTGTTTTACTAATGAGATCCGCGAAGCTGCCGCAGAGATGTATATGAAGCTCTgcccaggaaggcaggcaggcggccCAAGAGTGTGTTATTGTATTTCACAGCCTATTGTCAGCCAGGGCAAGAGTAACTCTATCCGGGGAGGTTGGCTTCCTTGTGGCAGATACAGTAGCACGACTGTGCATGAAATGTGAACCTCCTATAATTACCAGAGTGGGAAGCCAGTGATGGGCTTCTGTGTGGGGAGATGTGTTGCgaagccccacagaggccatctGCCTAGAGGGATTTCTCTGGAGGGACCTCTGGCACCGCGCTGAGCTGGGGTGCTGGCCCATTTTTGTGCGCCAGGGAGCTGTGAGGAtgcaggaggagcaggaaaggTACGTTGCCTCCCCATCAGATATTTGCATGCAGGTTGCTCTGGCAGCAGGGCAGCGGGAGGAGCAGGTGCCTGCAGGTCCCAGCTTGGAGCTGAGGTGTCCCCTCCCAGGCATGgagtccactgcttgctgctccaGTTGTTTCTTGTCTTGACTGTGAAGGTAAGACTTCTACAAGTAGTTTTCCTCGCAAAATTCCCGGGCTCGCTAATTTCTTGCTACTACTGGAGCAAGCCACAGGGAGGGCAAACTACTTGTGAGCTTTGCAGGGCAGCTGGCTGGCATTTTGAACTAGGTAGAGCCACTAGATTGGGGCCACAGCTCTTGTGCAGTCTCAAcagggtgcagtggcatagctaaggggaggcagcaggtacaTTGCCCCGTGTACCACACCTAAAGGGGGTGCCAACCCGCATCCTTAATGGTGGATCCAGAGGCAAAGGCGGAGCCGGCCACCTGCCATGTGTCCCTGCCCATGGTGCCTTCTCCGGCACCCCATTCTCCTGCACCTTTTCCTGCACCCCCTCACAGCCACTCTGAGTGCCATAACCCAGATGTAATTGGCACTGATGTCATCACGACACTGCAATTTTGGGTCAGGCAATTCTGGGGGGTTGAGGTGATGTTGAGGCTGCAGAGCTATGCACATGGACTGAGAGGTAGTagttccactgaagtcagtggggctttcgAGTGAACCTGTACAGGGTTGTGCTGTATGAATGCAGCTCTTCCCAGAGTCTGGACTTGCACTAAAGGATGCTTGTCTTTGTCTCTGCCCACTAGGATGTCTCAGTGTCCGCAGAGCGAAAGCAGTGCCGCAGAAGAACTGAGGCCAGAGTCTCAAGCTCTCATTGACAGCCGCAGCAACCACAAGATTGACTGTATCATCTGCTACTGCTCCTATGACCTTTCGGCCCATTTGCCACGCCGGCTCTACTGCGGACACACCTTTTGCCAGGCCTGCATCAGGCGCCTCAACATTGTCACCAACGAGCAGTGGTGGATCCCCTGCCCGCAGTGCCGCCAAAACACCCCCACTCCCCGTGGAGGGGTAACCATGCTTGACCTGGACCTCACGGCCTTCTTAGCGGTCAAGTCTGAGAAGGAGCACCCTCGAGTGGTGGGCAAGATGGAGCCCGAGCTGACCTCGAAAATGCTTGCCAAGGAGAAGCCAATCACGCAACAACCCACAGGCCTGTGCCAGGAAGCATTGCCACAGTCGTACTTCCCGCAGAGTGGGTGCTGTGACCAGTGTCTTTGCTGTGGCACGACTGCAGCTTTCCAAGGTTGACCTGGTGGCAGGGCTTGGTCCCCAGTGAAACTAAAACTTGGGGCTTTGGTTCCTCCAGTGGCTACGGGAACAGCTATCGGAAAGCCTGCAATTCCAAGGTGACCCACTTTTCTCTGCCAGAACATCCCTAGCTCTGCTTGActgagagcataagaacataagaacataagaacagccccactggatcaggccataggcccatctagtccagcttcctgtatctcacagcggcccaccaaatgccccagggagtacaccagataacaagagacctcatcctggtgtcctcccttgcatctggcattctgacatagcccatttctaaaatcaggaggttacacatcatggcttgtaccccgtaatggatttttcctccagaaacttgtccaatccccttttaaaggcgtccaggctagacgccatcaccacatcctgtggcaaggagttccacagaccaaccacacgctgagtaaagaaatattttcttttgtctgttctaactctcccaacaatcaatttaatggatgtcccctggttctggtgctatgtgagagtataaagagcatctctatatccactctgtccatcccctgcataattttgtatgtctcaatcatgtcccccctcaagcgcctcttttctaggctgaagaggcccaaacgccgtagcctttcctcataaggaaggtgccccagccccgtaatcatcttagtcgctctcttttgcaccttttccagttccactatgtcttttttgagatgcggtgaccagaactggacacaatactccaggtgtggccttaccatagatttgtacaacagcattataatattagccgttttgttctcaatacccttcctaatgatcccaagcatagaattggccttcttcactgccgccgcacattgggtcgacactttcatcgacctgtccgccaccaccccaagatctctctcctgatctgtcacagacagctcagaacccatcagcctatatctaaagttttgatttgaCAGATAGAGCAGTATATAGATGCTTCCAAGGAAGGAGAACTGCTGTTGCTGAATATGATGTGATGGCAGGTAGCAAGCAAGAACATCTCCAGGGCTTTCCGCTTGGTCGGCCTTCCTCACCTCCTTTCCTTTCCGATGGCCTCTCCTTGTGGACTTTGATCTCTATAGCCCCTTGCGGAACCCAAAGAATTAATCTAATTTGCAACTGGACTTGGGTAATAGATCCAACCCTGGTGGCTTGGCTCCTTCCACCAGGTCATGCAAGGACCCGTTCCAAGCTCTGATATTGAGGTGGATATTGAATGatctttggggtggggtggggtgggggagatatATCAGGTTAGTATGGGGCTGCTGTGATAGCAAAGGTGtgagatttttgttttttaacaattgcataTGCATCTTTTTAACCTGCTGCTAACACTTGGGGGAACAATGTACAGTACAAAATGTGAACAATTTAAAGGGAAGGAGGTCCTGCTGGCGACGACAGAGAAAAAAATGGACATACAAGCACAAAACAGGTCAACAAAGTTGGAAACTTTGTTCAAAAAGTTTCACTGGTCTCACTGATGTCCATACAGGTGCACATGCGCATAGAACAGACTGATCACAGGAAATGTTGACCATAGTGGACTATAAACTGGATTTAAGGAACTCCGGCTGCCAAGATTGAAACGGAGACGGTTTCATTGAACTGTGTGTTTAGTTGTTTTAAATCAATATCACTGCACATCCAGGTTCAAAGTGACAAAGCGATGAATCCAGCCCATCCCAGGACACCTGAACCGCGTCACTTGCCCAGTCAAGACACCTGTGACATAAATAAACAACGCAGAGctaaaaataatttcttttttttttcctggatgcGTCATGCGCATGTGCATTGAGGACATCCCGATgggtttttaattaattaaaaaaaagtgtgCATCTTTCTGCAAATGTGTCTGTTGGTATACCTTGTAAAGCATGTGCATTTTTATCTTATCATAGCATCATCTTGCCTATATAAAATGACTATACTCTGCTCCGTGTGAGAGGGGAAATTGGTgacacacagcccagtcctatccacactttcctgggagtaagccccattgactctaatgggacttacttctgagtagacatccatagaattgggctgacatcctgcaaaaaaaaaaaaaaaaaaaaagggt includes these proteins:
- the CYSRT1 gene encoding cysteine-rich tail protein 1, whose protein sequence is MDQGNTIENPYASVTIPRAQLRDGFLKYYLGEDLTPDTVIFNPSTLPTYTASQEKAREASQQEDYGGWAEQKIQTQESWAVPYNPYASLKVPGGGSPEPFHWNSHGPPAPSDSHCCCPCCRKCCPCCAKCCCVIS